Proteins encoded within one genomic window of Saccharicrinis carchari:
- a CDS encoding glycosyltransferase family 4 protein, which translates to MTPHQKSICFVIPHFVTFSTGGAEIQVHYLTQAFLQRGWKVEVLCAGKGKEEQIKASPYFNKNIRYHYYRKRSIRSLEFFEVLRVLKNTNSSYYYQRTDFALTASTYFYAKKNKRKMVYALAMDTDSHRNKYSTDLNYLTYKSKIKKWIRKTDYFILDRMLEWCKKRVSYVVCQNQYQQQTYKNNFGIEGLLIPNSFIPGHSTRKDKKNVVLWVGNKNPAKQANLFVELAQKFNGLKNWHFVMMGSACEEVDRASVPGNLSVLGPVPYAEANNWFAKAKIYVNTSLYEGMPNTFIQSWYFNTLVLSLNVDTDFVFSGIKAGYCFNGDMNKMTDKLRSFINGKTMDDTLQKGMDYFKEKFDINRNMDALIKYIQI; encoded by the coding sequence CTTTGTTACCTTTAGTACCGGAGGTGCCGAAATACAGGTGCATTACCTTACACAAGCTTTTTTGCAGCGTGGATGGAAAGTAGAAGTGCTGTGCGCAGGAAAGGGTAAAGAAGAGCAGATAAAAGCTTCACCTTATTTTAATAAAAACATACGATACCATTATTACCGAAAAAGAAGCATTAGGAGTCTGGAGTTTTTTGAGGTGTTAAGGGTGTTAAAAAACACCAATTCCAGTTATTATTACCAGCGTACCGACTTTGCCCTTACTGCATCTACCTATTTTTATGCAAAAAAAAATAAGCGTAAAATGGTATATGCCTTGGCAATGGATACCGATAGCCATAGAAACAAGTATAGCACCGATTTGAATTACTTGACATATAAAAGCAAAATAAAAAAATGGATCAGGAAGACCGACTATTTTATTTTGGATCGTATGTTAGAATGGTGTAAAAAAAGAGTTTCCTATGTGGTATGTCAAAATCAATATCAACAACAAACGTATAAAAATAATTTTGGGATAGAGGGCTTGTTGATTCCTAATTCATTTATACCTGGCCATAGTACGCGTAAGGATAAAAAAAATGTGGTGCTTTGGGTGGGCAATAAAAATCCGGCCAAGCAAGCAAACTTATTTGTGGAACTGGCCCAAAAATTTAATGGCTTAAAAAACTGGCATTTTGTTATGATGGGATCTGCTTGTGAGGAGGTGGATAGGGCATCTGTTCCGGGTAACCTAAGCGTGCTTGGCCCTGTGCCGTATGCCGAGGCCAATAATTGGTTTGCTAAGGCCAAAATATATGTTAATACCAGCTTGTATGAGGGGATGCCCAACACCTTTATACAAAGCTGGTATTTTAATACCCTGGTATTGAGCCTTAACGTGGATACGGATTTTGTTTTTTCCGGTATTAAAGCGGGATACTGTTTTAATGGAGATATGAATAAAATGACAGATAAACTGCGTAGTTTTATCAATGGTAAGACAATGGACGATACACTGCAAAAAGGAATGGATTATTTTAAGGAGAAATTTGACATAAACAGAAATATGGATGCGCTGATAAAATATATTCAAATTTAG
- a CDS encoding glycosyltransferase has protein sequence MKILQLCGKDFFGAGRAAYRLHMGLRDAGIDCQMWVGAKRTNDASVLDVYPGRLNKKWTKVFVKLEKLKIKFFAGGAMHMFSLGAPAHSLRKKIEKEKPDLIHLHWTNRGFMDLNTLRGIKIPVVISLHDMWWFTGGCHYDEECGRYIDACGLCPVLKKDGEQGLSLRHLKHKKEVLNTVDKLTFVGLSTWMRDCAAKSAITQGHRVINLPNGINISQFSPRNRKVCREKLALPRDKKLILFAAVGVLSEPRKGYKYISRALEQCNPDEYELVVIGEKSNENSVSGLKTHFLGEINDDSLLIEYISATDVSVVPSLQENLSNLIMESLACATPVVAFNIGGNGDMIIHRKNGYLAKEKDVDDLAGGIKFCCDTEHNKNLSQYAQQSIKERFNIQDVSKKYVQLYKTLCGES, from the coding sequence ATGAAAATACTTCAGCTTTGCGGAAAAGATTTTTTTGGGGCCGGACGGGCAGCGTATCGTTTACATATGGGTTTGCGAGATGCCGGAATAGATTGTCAGATGTGGGTAGGTGCTAAACGAACTAACGATGCATCCGTGCTGGATGTATATCCGGGTAGGCTCAATAAAAAATGGACCAAGGTATTTGTGAAGCTCGAAAAGCTTAAAATAAAGTTTTTTGCCGGCGGTGCAATGCATATGTTTTCGTTGGGGGCTCCTGCACATTCGCTACGTAAAAAAATAGAAAAAGAAAAGCCTGACCTGATTCATCTGCATTGGACAAACAGGGGTTTTATGGATTTAAATACGCTGCGAGGCATAAAGATACCGGTGGTTATATCATTACATGATATGTGGTGGTTTACAGGAGGATGCCATTATGATGAAGAATGTGGGCGGTATATTGACGCATGTGGTCTTTGTCCTGTTTTAAAAAAAGATGGGGAGCAGGGGCTCAGCTTAAGGCATTTGAAGCATAAAAAGGAAGTTTTGAATACAGTGGACAAGCTTACCTTTGTTGGTCTTAGTACCTGGATGAGGGATTGTGCTGCAAAAAGTGCTATAACGCAAGGGCATCGGGTGATTAATTTGCCCAATGGTATAAATATCAGTCAGTTTAGTCCTCGCAACCGTAAAGTATGTAGAGAAAAACTGGCCTTACCCCGGGATAAAAAACTCATTTTGTTTGCTGCGGTAGGTGTATTATCCGAACCGCGAAAAGGCTATAAATACATAAGTAGGGCTTTGGAACAATGTAACCCTGATGAATATGAATTGGTGGTTATAGGCGAAAAAAGTAACGAAAATTCAGTCAGCGGTTTAAAGACCCATTTTTTAGGTGAGATAAACGATGATAGCCTTTTGATTGAGTACATCTCGGCAACGGATGTGTCGGTAGTGCCTTCGTTGCAGGAAAATCTCTCAAATCTGATCATGGAGAGTTTGGCCTGTGCCACGCCGGTAGTAGCTTTTAACATTGGTGGCAATGGAGATATGATCATTCACCGTAAAAATGGTTATTTAGCAAAAGAGAAGGATGTTGACGATTTGGCTGGGGGAATTAAATTTTGTTGCGATACTGAACATAACAAAAACCTGTCGCAATATGCACAGCAATCGATTAAGGAAAGGTTCAATATACAAGATGTGTCGAAAAAATATGTGCAGTTGTATAAAACGCTATGCGGTGAGAGTTAA
- a CDS encoding O-antigen ligase family protein, with the protein MLNLSKITNYLLVYLLIAFSGVPFFYRAHIAMMIVFLLFPAVVFVIRKQRVDRFFIYYLVVVLIIQMGQMLKFYDLPAKTFLGLHARLLFAYLTIKAVGKKTPQYYINILIFSVYTSLFFYLLSYNGALERFMENTVAPLFTNPLIEDDGYKKWPDIILYTFNPQGEGLLWLKRNSGPFWEPGAFSGFLMIALLFNIIITGRLNNKKNRILMLGVVSTFSTSGLLVMGCVIVFYLMLNRDRGTKYILLPVVFLLGVVAFVSFDFMGNKIISKMSYTDQTYNTRFKSAMIDLKDFSKHPFFGMGRSQNTRYEDQTDARAMHRNNGVSNQLVMYGGLAFVLYFYLVYLSFYRLCIAHGVNKKMALFALLTIWLIGFSQIYFTKVLFLSLTMLSTLYPKRSAKSVRCNEINEENPPGQLNIHRADIIEL; encoded by the coding sequence ATGCTGAACCTAAGTAAAATAACAAATTACCTGCTTGTTTATTTGCTCATAGCCTTTTCGGGTGTGCCATTTTTTTATAGGGCGCATATTGCTATGATGATTGTTTTTTTGCTGTTTCCGGCTGTAGTATTTGTTATACGTAAGCAAAGAGTGGATCGTTTTTTCATATACTATTTAGTGGTGGTGCTCATAATTCAGATGGGCCAGATGCTAAAGTTTTATGACCTGCCTGCTAAAACATTTCTGGGATTACACGCCCGTTTGTTGTTTGCTTACCTCACCATTAAAGCAGTAGGTAAAAAAACGCCTCAGTATTATATAAACATCCTGATTTTTTCGGTTTACACAAGTCTTTTTTTCTACTTACTCTCGTATAACGGAGCTTTGGAGCGTTTTATGGAAAACACCGTAGCACCATTATTTACCAATCCCCTGATTGAAGATGACGGCTATAAAAAATGGCCAGACATTATTTTATACACTTTTAATCCGCAAGGCGAGGGATTGCTGTGGCTCAAGCGTAACTCGGGACCTTTTTGGGAGCCGGGTGCCTTTTCTGGTTTTCTGATGATAGCATTGCTTTTCAATATTATCATCACGGGAAGGTTAAACAACAAAAAAAACAGGATTCTTATGCTTGGGGTGGTATCCACTTTTTCCACGTCTGGGTTGCTCGTGATGGGATGTGTTATTGTTTTTTACCTGATGCTGAATCGCGACCGCGGCACAAAGTACATCTTACTACCGGTGGTATTTTTACTTGGGGTAGTGGCTTTTGTAAGCTTCGATTTTATGGGCAATAAAATTATTAGCAAAATGAGTTATACCGATCAAACCTACAATACACGGTTTAAAAGTGCCATGATTGACCTTAAGGATTTTTCAAAACATCCTTTTTTTGGTATGGGAAGGTCACAAAATACCCGATACGAAGATCAAACAGATGCACGTGCTATGCATCGCAATAACGGGGTGAGCAACCAATTGGTGATGTATGGGGGGCTGGCTTTTGTTTTGTATTTTTACCTTGTGTATTTAAGCTTTTATAGATTGTGCATCGCACACGGCGTAAACAAAAAAATGGCCCTTTTTGCCTTACTAACGATATGGTTGATTGGTTTCTCGCAGATTTATTTTACCAAAGTGCTTTTCCTGTCACTAACTATGCTGAGCACATTGTATCCCAAACGGAGTGCAAAGAGTGTAAGGTGCAATGAAATAAATGAAGAAAACCCTCCGGGACAGCTTAACATCCATAGGGCTGATATTATTGAATTATAA
- a CDS encoding glycosyltransferase family 2 protein, giving the protein MKIFVVIAVFNRKAYTVQCLQQLQKQTYNNMSVVLVDDGSTDGTSAYVQKHFPEVNLVKGTGNWWWTKSMNEGCKTAINNGAELLLTLNDDTLFEPTLVQRMVELHKQNPDAAIGTLNLIKKQQEYIFFSGIKDIAWWKAKEIKYHKAFTPLPEGLSGLHPTKCLNGRGTLIPVSIYKQVGGYNEQFVQYASDFDLALRIQKAGYRCLITYDVIVHSFVEDTGGGKSFIKQSSRTFFKSFLNPYSQTSLKMTYHYYKSHAPKLVFIPAITIQLLRSVVAFYKKRNLVSKL; this is encoded by the coding sequence ATGAAAATATTTGTTGTAATAGCTGTTTTTAACCGAAAGGCATATACCGTGCAATGCCTCCAGCAGCTTCAAAAGCAAACCTATAATAATATGTCTGTTGTATTGGTAGACGATGGTTCTACCGACGGTACATCAGCATATGTTCAAAAGCACTTTCCGGAAGTCAATTTAGTTAAGGGTACGGGAAACTGGTGGTGGACAAAATCGATGAACGAGGGATGTAAAACAGCTATTAACAATGGAGCAGAGCTCTTACTTACGCTAAACGATGATACGCTTTTTGAACCAACGCTGGTGCAACGTATGGTAGAGCTGCATAAGCAGAATCCGGATGCCGCGATTGGTACTCTAAACCTGATAAAAAAGCAGCAAGAATACATCTTTTTTTCGGGCATAAAAGATATCGCCTGGTGGAAAGCCAAGGAAATAAAATATCACAAGGCTTTTACTCCTTTGCCCGAAGGCCTTAGCGGTCTGCATCCTACCAAATGTTTAAACGGCAGAGGAACACTTATTCCGGTATCTATTTATAAACAGGTAGGTGGCTATAACGAGCAGTTTGTTCAGTATGCATCCGATTTTGATTTGGCATTGCGGATACAAAAGGCAGGATATCGTTGTCTGATTACCTATGATGTAATCGTACATTCGTTTGTTGAAGATACCGGCGGTGGAAAAAGCTTTATCAAGCAATCGAGCCGTACTTTTTTTAAGTCGTTTTTAAATCCCTATTCACAAACCAGTTTAAAGATGACCTACCATTACTACAAATCGCATGCACCAAAACTGGTTTTTATACCCGCCATAACAATTCAATTGTTGCGCTCGGTAGTTGCTTTTTATAAAAAACGTAACCTCGTTTCTAAACTGTGA